The Dendropsophus ebraccatus isolate aDenEbr1 chromosome 3, aDenEbr1.pat, whole genome shotgun sequence genomic interval CCTTACGTTAACTGTTGGCACCATCTCTTCCAGCCTCCCCAAACACATGAACATTGGCCATGGCCAGGGATCTATGAATCAGGGTGGTGGGCCAAGGAAAACCTACCAGAGACCACCCAGATGACCCATGCTTTAGGCAGCATAAAAGTAATGACAAGTAATCTATAAATTATAGGAATGTGATTATTATTAGTCTCTTATATTTGAGTAGAGGTACCTTAAAACTACCAGTTGACACtccaagggccgtattacacggcccaatcactaTAGTAAACGAGCGCTCCTTTACTGAGCCTAATACACGGCTCGATTGgcaagggctgtatatgtatattgttagcgatgcccatgcagcccttgctataaACGTTCTTTCTTTCCACACTCCCGGTGTTCACTACACTTCTCCACACTCCCAGCAGCCGCCACGGAAGTTCCAACACCggtctttaaagtgacaggccgcttgaccaattactggccgcagcggtcctgtgCAGTGGATGGCAGTaactttaaagggcaactccagctatttttttttcttttaatcaactggtgtcagaaagtgccagagactagtaatttacttctattgaaaaatctcaagtcttccagtacttatcagctgctgtatgtcatagacatagacatgtaggacattcagcagctgagatgtactggaagacttgagattttttaatagaagtaaatgacaaatctctggcacttttcaacaccagttgatttaaaagaaagaaaaaaaaatagctggagttgccctttaaggactTCATTAGATGGTTAGATAAGATGGCCAGCCCTGTGTGCAGCAGTCTATTCTAGCTGTTTAGGTAAATGACAGCCGATCCTACACGTAACATTGAAATGCAAATCCCAAGACATTACAGAATACATGGCGTCATTATATTACCAGGTCACTACTGTTATAGAACAGGGTAGAGTTTATGTTAGACGTGTGTGTTATGCCATGGTATAGAGAGAAGAAAGTATGTCATATAAAGATGAAAGCCAGTTGCTATGCACCAGTTACATATCATAAAACCATCGGAGGGGTTTGAGGTTTTTATGTACTCACTTGCTGTACATGAAAGAATAGAGCTGCTTATAGAAATGAATGTTTAAATGTCATCTTCACTCAGTTACGTCTACCTTAAAGGAATTGAATACACCCATTATCACAGCATAGTGTAAGGGTCATTGTACACGATTTACGATTATTGTCAGGCAGGAGCCTCCCCTGATGATGATCAGCCTGCGTAAAAGGCGCTGACGAATGAAAAATCTCTTGTTTGTTGGCTCATCTCATCTATTGTACAAGAATTGGGGTTATCCAGGCGTaggaaaaaaacatggccgctcttGGGTGCAGTTTTGTaacttctattgaagtgaatggagttgaattgtaataccacacacaacctgaagacaggggtggtgctgtttttgtaataaAGTAGCTGTTCTTTTGTCTAATCCTACATAAAAGTGTCGCCCCACCCATCTTCCTATGTGACATGCATACAACTATCATGGcgactgccacctctgtccgagacaggaactgtccaaagcagcagcaaattcccatataaAACATCTACTCCTCtggatactgtgtatatatatatatatatatatatatatatatatatatatatatatattatgaaagCGATAAGCTGTACATTATGCAGATCATATTTGTTTTGTTAGCATTTAGATTTACTAAAACAGTAGAAAagtaataaaaggaaaaaaatctgaGTCCCTGGTTAAAGCGGCATAGGAATAAAGAGCCACTAAACAGCGTAGTTACTTGTAGATGAGCTTGTCTTGTGTTACACAATCCCCACCATCAGCTCAGATTGCCTTCTTTGTGGTTTTGTGGCTTTTAGCCCACATAAGCTGTTGCAGCAGTTAGCAGTAAAACAAAGTCACCACCGCGCCGGTCCTTGGAAATAGGAACCTTCCATAATGCATGTCAGCGCTGTACCTAGTAATCCAGGGGACAATTTCGCCGTGTATCGCCGTGTGATGAAAGAGAATGAAGGAAACACCATTACACTGTTTGATCTGCTTTTACCCCACAGACTAGATATAAGAACAAGCGCCACTGAAGCTGTTTCATGGGCAATCACTTCCGGCAGTGATCTGCATTGATTTACATGAAGCGTCTAGCTTCCGTCTGCATTGTGGCTAATAATATTTGACAGAAGGAAAACAGGCTGTTATatgggtactccagccaaaaaaaaatcttttaaatcaactggtgcaagagatttgtaatttacttctatatctccagtcttccagtacttgtcagctgtagtatgtcctgcaggaatttgtGTATTCTCTTTAGTTtggagagcagtagagggtttctatagggattttctactgctctggacagttcctgacatggacagtggtggcagcagagagcactctgtaagactggaaacaatacatcacttcctgcagggcatacaacagctgataagtactggaagacttgagatttttgaatagacgtaaattacaaatctctggcaccttctgacaccagttgatctgaaagatttttttttgctggagtttccctttaataataacTACATCAGTTTTGATCACAGTCACTGCTTCTTCCCGAACGTACTTCCAGATATACTTGAAACTATTTGGATGCAAAATGTCACCGGAAAATATTATAGAACCACAAAGTTCAGTGATCCGAACAGTTCTACCTTCTCGGGATGCCAATGCCATAGAATTGTGTCATACCTGCTTCCATGACTGGACATACACATGACACAGCCTGGCAGTTGTCTGGTTGTAAAACTCAGCTCAAAGTACAACTGGGGGCATCATGCCACATTCCAGACGTCTTATTCAGGGGGCATGTTGTGGATACATTGCAGGACTGAGCTGGCAGCAGCTGATGTGCTGTCAATGACTATTTACAGCACAAAGTTTAAGAGTCTCATAATAGCATACTTAGTATATAACAGGGGTTTTCCGGGACTTCATCGATGGCCTATTCTCAGGATAAGCCAATAAAATCTAATCAATGAGGGTCCAATACCAGCATCCCACCAATCATTTGCTTAAAGAAAAAAACTTGGCAAGAAATCttcttcttttaaatcatctggtgtcagaaagttatatagatttataatttacttctattaaaaaatctcaagtctccccatacttatcagcttctgtatgtcctgcaggaagtggtgtattctgtccagtctaacaaaatgctctctgctgccacctctgtctgtaacaggaattgtgaattgaggtggcagcagagagcactatgtaagaccggaaagaatacaccactatctgcaggacatacagcagctgacaagtactggaaaacttgagttagtttttttttttaaaatagaagtaaattacaaatctatataactttttacatTAGGTTTCACAATACAGTGTCTTGTGGTGAGTGAGTAATGTGCCATTTCCTATGCTTGCTTTGCACGGGTGGTGCAGTAGTGGTCCATTCATCCTGTGTAGGGCCAGCTTGTGGCTGTATGACTGTATTATTATGTGTGCAATGTATCATAGGTGACTAGATTAATAAACTGGGTTAAAGTATCTAAAGGTCTTTATACACAGAGaggttatctgacagaattttgaagccaaagccaggaatagatttcataagaggagaaatctctttcctttatgacctgttttctggttatagtctgttccggcttttgcttaaaaaaatctgtcagataaatctgtctgtttaaAAGGACCCTAACTTTAAACCATTTAGCAATACAttaaattattgaagccaaagccaggaacagagaacatgtcataaaggaaagactgaggttctctttttttaaatccattcctggttttgactgCCAGGAtttagtctgtgtgtgtgtaaaggaactcttaggccctattcacatgtccGTGATGCTGACCGCAGTTGCCGACCTACAACTGTGGACAGAACATAGGGCCAGTAGATTTCAATGGGCCCATTCACACATGTGTACAGGGCTGctatcaaaaaaacaaaaacaaaacaggatGGCTAtctttaatgtagtgctctgtgaagcacGGTGCACTACTCCTGCACATTCACTGTGCGGGCCACGGTTGCAGGTCCACGGTCACGGGTTGCACTACGGAggtgtgaatgagaccttagcCTTTAAAAAACACTAACAAAATCGATTTTATAATTTCTACATAAAGgcaagttcacacacagtagatgTATTGCAGGAAATTCTGCGCCTGTCATATGGACCTGAATAGTActtgcagaaatctatacctaTCCCCACATGAGACGCATGGAACGCACAGACTACAACACATCGGCCGCACGTGAATTCACCTTAACCTTTCCAGTAATGATTTTTACTCCCGTCTTTGGGTTGTTTTAATCCAAGAGAGGGAGAAATAAAATGAGATTAATGAGCCATGGTAAATGAGGGAGAAGCTAACCTTGTTGGCTGTCTTTGTGTACCTTGGCAGCCTTCATGCCGAGCCTTAGCTGGCTGGATGTATTTATGGGAACAGTTGTTCTTTTACTATTTTTGATTCACTGAAAACCTAACAAACCATAGTGAGTAAGTCACAAACCCAGAAGCATCATTTTTCTGCCAAGCGTAGTCACAGTCAGCAAGTCATCCATTTCACGTCCCGGCTAATCACTTCTTGTATGAATGGCTTGTACACGGAAATCATGTGATTTGCTGTTTAGCATTTTCTAATTAGCGGGGATAGAATTAGGTATTGGATGTGAATCACCCATTTTAAGCACTTAGCTGCCATCTCCAATGATTATCGTCTATACAGAAATGTGTCCTTTGCGTCATTTCCCTTTCACAATGTCTAAGCAAGCGGCGTTTTATGCTACAATACACAGTAGGGTTGTAATGATGACTGAGAGTTATTGCTCAGTGGCACCCATAGCATTACTATCTATTGGTCACAATGATGCCAAATCTCCCTCTCGCTTATATACAGGAAAGCTAAAACCAGGTTtcccagatattttttttttttctcaccttacttttttttttttttgtgacaaacTGGTTGTTTCATTTGTCAATTCTATATTTCAAGACCACATAGTACATAGTATATAGAACAATGGAAGCTAACAGACAACATATGCAGTTATGTGGCACCATGGTGTCATGGTGGTGCGAACAGAATATTGGAACGTTAAagctagattcacactatgtagaaataactgctgtatttcataacaatggccgttgttatacaAACACCAGCCGTTATTTTTAAAACAACGCCCTTAcatagtgtgagcctagcctaaggctaggttcacacaatgtccttTCTTGCCTGTTCAACGGCCGTCTttgtggacggccgtcattttgaggacaaattatttcaaaataaaggatgtttttgacctcaaaatgacggacgtccacaaAGACGGCTGtcgaacagccaaaaaaagatgttgtgtgaacctagcctaaaagtgcaTTGATGTAGATATCTGACAGCAGTCACCCAATCTTCTATATTTTTTGTAGTTTTTGAGTAGTGGTATATTATGTCAGAAAACCTGACTGGTCCAGCCATATTAATCTGATTCTTGTTTCAGACAGATAGCAGCAAGTCACAGCTCAtattgagaaatgaaagctaagctgtaaATCTGAGCCACTGTGTGATTATATAAAGTTACAACTATTTTTGTGGCTGCTTGTTTAACACATGATGTTTatgtttagtatatatatatatatatatatatatatatatatatatatatatatatatagttttttaggGGCTTTTTATTCTCCATTGAAGTTCACTTTTTCCACTTCTCTTTGAATATCAAGCAGCAATTAATCATTTCATGCAGTCTTTGTTCCTTCTGCTCGCTACATCCCCAGACAGGAGGCATGCGATGTCTCAAGCTCACCAGAGCTAATGTAAgcaaagcaaatctctgcttATATGACGGTATTCGTGCACCTGATCATTGTTCGCTCTGAATCGGGAGCATGCCCTGTATAATTTAGTCTGTAATTTTGCAGAAGTGTTTGTGATTGTGGTTGCAATAGCAAACCTACACTTCTGTAGCTCTAGTGGAATCTTAACTTCTTCCTCACAAGAGGGACTTTTAGCCCAAGTCATAGACTAATATTTCAAAGTTCTGACGTAACGTTTTGTGTCTAAATGTGGCATTTAATAATCTGTTCTTGAATTTCTCTGTTCTAAAACCAGTGTGTTCTTGTTTTTTGCAGGTGGCGAGGCATATTCTGGCTGCACTGCAACAATGGTCACCGACTAATTCTTCGACTCTGTGGAAGAACTATTTCTAGCAGATGGAACTGCCTATAATTAAGATATTAATGTTCACACGGTTTAAGGAGCCCTGTCAGAAAGTTCTCTTCAGCGACTGCGGACTATTTCTAACGCCAGTTGGCGCTGATGCAGCTGAGGAAAATGCCTACCATTAAAAAAGAACAGGAATGTGCTGATTCAAGGAACAGTATGGAGAACATGCTTGTGCTTAATACCAATATGCCCGACATGTCTGAATCAATGGACTCCAGTAATGACATGTTGTACAGTGAAGGGTCGGTTTCAAAAAATAAGTCCTCCTCTTGTCGCAGGAAACGGGAATTTATTCCCGATGAAAAGAAAGATGCCATGTACTgggaaaaaagaaggaaaaacaaTGAGGCTGCCAAGCGATCACGGGAAAAGCGCAGACTGAACGATATGGTTCTAGAGAATAAACTGATTGCATTAGGGGAGGAAAATGCAAACCTGAAAACGGAGCTGCTCTCTTTAAAACTGAAATTTGGATTGATAAGTTCTGCGTCCTACGCGCAAGAAATCCAAAAGGTTACTAGTGCCACAGCTGTGTATTTCCAGGAATATGCAGCTGCCAAATCAAATGTGAGGTCTTTCCCTGGAGAACACCCTCTAATAAGCAGTAGCTGTATCTCTGTGATCAAGCACTCCCCTCAGAGCTCCATTTCAGATGTATCGGAGGTATCGTCTGGGGAGCAAGTCCAACCAAACCCAGCCCAAACCAACTGCAGGACCTCGGATTCCAAGTTTCAAAGGATAAAGCGGGAACCCCTGGAAATTGAGAACTTTGCTCGGGAAGCCAGAGAAGAAAATCCCTCCTATACATCATCCATCTATCAGAACTATATTGGAAGTACATTTCCTGGGTACTCACATTCTCCCCCACTCCTGCAAATTAACAGCTCCTCCAGCAACTCTCCAAGAACATCCGAGGCTGATGAGGGAGTAGTGGGAAAGACTTCCGATGGGGAGGATGAACAGCAAGTTCCCAAAGGTCCTATCCATTCCCCTGTTGAACTGAAAAATGGTCACACAACAGTGATAAAAGTCCCGGAGGTGAACTCCTCTGCACTGCCTCATAAACTGCGAATTAAGTCCAAAGCAATGCAGGTAAAAGTGGAAACACTGGAGAACGATTTTGATGCCACACAAAAACTGCCACTGCCAATAGACATGTCCTCAAAACGGCACTTTCCCCTGGAAAAACATAGTAGCGAACCCCTGGTACATTCTTCTTTGTCCCCCTTGTCAGTACAAGTGACTAATATCCCAGACTGGCCCATAAAGTCAGGTCAGTGGCATCATAGGGAACTTGATAAAATCCCGAACATTTGCAAATCTGCTGGAATTGCAGGAATGTCAGACAATGTCTACAAAGCTTCTGAGCCAGAGAACTTGTATTTAAAGCGAGGGATCGCAAATTTATCTGCTGAGGTGGCCACGCTTAAAAGACTTATAGTTGCTCAAGAAATCTGTACTTCAGATTCCAGCTAAGTTACTACTGAAATGAGTTCCGATTCTTAATGTAAAGGGTGTCGTTTGCAGTAAATTGGTATGTTTTGTAAGATGCTGATTTTCACTGGACTCGTGACGtcatttcactgtttttgttcCCGTAATGATGTCGACTaaatattgtcttttttttttttttttttttgtgcacaatATTCTGAAGACTAGATTGTGTTATTATTATGATCACTATGCCTTGTGTACAGTTATGTAGCTATTGCAAGGTTGTAAATATTTTAAACCTTATTTTTGCTGGTCTGTTATCAACTGTGCAAGTTACCAGTTATAATAAAGTATTGGCGACAAAGAAGGAACTTTGGTCTAAATCAAGTGGCACTTAGAAAGTAATGTGTTTTTACTATGTacccgtgtaaaaaaaaaaaaaggaaaatgtgtaAAATGTATTTATGTAGTAATGGGTAATATGTGTACGTGGCCCACAATTGATTATTGCAATGGTGAAACAATTTACCAGCTCAGCACCTGGTTGTAAAAGGTGTCATTGTTATGcttattttatctttttatacATTTGCCCTAATAGGGTTCCTCAATAAAGTGAAGGGAAAACAACATTTTTCATATTGGAACATCATTGCTTGCATGCACCCCACATGTCTCttgttttaacccccccccccccccccccccatatttatttatttttttattaaaggaacAATTATAGAGTGGGAACAATGAAACCAAGCAGGAAACCTCAGATAGTGTTATATCACAAAATGGGACTAGTCTCTTCTTAAAGCACAAACAATAATGGGGATTATAAGTAGCAGTATAATGATTGACCCTTGCTCCACAGGTATAGGGAGTGAGGCAGCGTTCCAGCTTGCAGCTGATCAGTAACTTGGAAAAGCctttctgacacttttttttttctatgttctaaaagcacagacagatatatttagggtacgttcactcGTACCGGATTTCTCCCTACGTATTCACAGctagatcagctgcggatccctgcccagtaaaccctataggcagacaaactcgcagcacatcccgctgcgagttcgTCCACAGCACGCCCTGTTAACCCCCACGCCCgctggagcctatacttcacctggtccccgctccggcttgatTCGGAGCTCCCGGTGTCTTgacgtccagctcagccaatcagtgcgctgtggcgagctggcgcactgattggctgagcgggacgtgccaaGAAACCCCAAAGCAAGACGGAGCAGGGACTGTTAATTGGGCGTGCTGTGGACACAGCAgttgtttgtctgcccatagagcttactgggcagggatccgcagcggatctcactgtgaatacgcagcgagaaatccactgcggatccggtacgtgtgaccGTACCCTAAAGGTACTTTGTGTCTCCTTCCCATTACAGCTATGTTCACTTTGTCATTTTGGCCCCAAAACACAGCATTTTTAGGCTAATTACAACCATAATTTGCATAAACCGGTTACGTTTTGGTGGCAAAATGAtgggtggcaaaaaaaaaaaatagctgagaCATGGCCCATAAaagacgttatgtgaacataacccaagggtgtgttcacacagcgaGTTTTGCAGTGAAGTCTGCTGCAATATTCGGTAACATTATAGTCTATGGTCCTGCATTTTTGCATCAGATTTTCcttccgctgcgagaatgtagtgaaAGCCATATTTAATTAATTAGCtactggtaaaaataataaacagcttaATGCTTACCTGCTGGCGCTCCTGCTTCAGACTCCGagtccctgctcactgacagcccgctcagccaatcagatcgctgtcccgctgcagccagtgattggttgaacaggCACCCAGAGACTGAAGCAGGAGCATGATGAGGGAGTGTGGGCAGGTAAGCATTTGCTGTTCATTATTTTTACTGACATCTAATTAGTTCAATatgactttcactacatacagaaTGCAGGACCATAGACTGTAATTGTGCCGAGTATTGCAGCTGATTTGCtgagaaacttgcagcatgaaatctgctgtaaACTCGCaaggtgtaaatgcaccctaacaaTAACCTGCCAATCATTGACCTCAGGTGTCTtgtgctatatactgctggggtcaGTGATTGGTATACAGGCATGTCATTGCTACAgcaatgtgaacaaagcctggtAGGGAAGAGAGGAATGGTAGCCCTGGAAAATTAAACTGGTAAGTATGGGTTTGCTTATTTTATCacaattatattttatataatagtATAAAATAAAAGGATATGCACATATTATAGACCAATTGCATTTATTAAGACATGTGATACCTTATGGTTGGCAGAGACAAGTACCCAGCATCTGTTTGTCTTTGGCTAATGTACAATTGTATAGGGATCATTTATATCATTTATTTTGAACAGACTCCCATTGTTCTTATTGCTCTTAAATGGCATCACAATTGTGGCATAGGCCTCGTGCTCCATAGTGTCATCATCTGCAAGTCATGCTAAGTCATTGCAGCATCGACACAGACTCATTGTTTCCTTATGGAGATAGGGGAGTTCTCAGACTGAGGTAGGGATAATGCAGCAATTTTATCACCACTTGTGAGAAGTAACAGATGTAACCACAGAGCCCCAGCCATACCGCTGCCCTAGTCAGTATTATTCGGACAGATTCTGAGAGAAATGACCAGTTCTTATGTTTATAGGTTTCAGCAAATTCCACCGGTCAGTAGAAAAGAGAATCAGGTGTGTTAAATTGTTCACCCCTTTTCACCCTCCAGGCAGATTGGGCTATTGAATAGCCCACCATACAGTTCTAGTTAATTCTCTGATTTGAATCTTATGACTGCTAGATAACAGTGCTGCTAAACCTTTGTTCCTAGAATTCCCCAGTTAGTGCATTTAGGGCTTTGAGCTTTTTAAACAGGAACTGGTACATCCTCACACATTCGCATGTCTTATTTCCAGGGATCTCTAAAAAGAATACAGCATTccgcacttaaagtgtcactgtcctttgtAAAAACCTAAGTCCGACAGCATCCAGCAGCATGAAAATCAGTGGAATTCAACAAGCCACATACACAAGGGCAACATTTCGACCCTTTATCAAGCCTATATTACATGTGCCAAGTCTTACTATAAAAAGGGTAACAAATCAAGTGCGGACCAATCACTGGAGAAGGTGTGCATGACATGCCGGGGACATTGCTTTTCATATGTTTATTGTTTCCCATTACACAAGCTGTCAGTTCCCTATGTGTCCATGATcaacatgtttaggctatgttcccacagcgtaagtttagtattaatcatggccgtggatgcaacggccatgattaatactaaacttacattgtaGTGCAGTCTGAGGGAaccctggccagagtgtatacacatagtatacgctccgtccagaATTCCTTGCAGCggcagcgaaaactgacatgtcagttcattgaatagcggtcgcacagacctgtcagttcacacaaaggagagttcggctccggccacactctccattgtgtgtaatGGTGAATTGGGGtgcatccgaattcaacagaaatgaagatcgtcATTGCAgtaccaggtcacagaacggccggtgtttcatatagtgtgaacccagccttactgtgtatGTTAGAACTTAATTCACATAATTATCCAGTCCACTTTTGTTTACTCCTACTGGTTGGTCACAGTTATGACATCATGCATACCTCCTCCACAGGTTACCCTTTTTATATTTAGACTTGGCACATGTAATATAGGCCTGGTAAGGACCCCACGGGGTTGAAATGTTGCCCttgtgtatgttgcttgaataaatcCCACTGCTTTTTCATGCTACTGGATGCTGTCAAACTACTTTCCACATAGATTTCCATAGGCAATCAGATGGAGccagactgatcatgtgacacggaGGCGGCAGAGGGTCACAACTGGGGCAGTCTTCTCCCCGCTGGTCCTTCTTAATGGTAcaagtctaaacactcagacctggacctgTCAAAACtttgacatttctctatgacatggcaaaagtttttacaaacgacagtgacacttttatatTTATACTATTTCCCTACTGATACGTACAGATATATTGATTCCTCCTTCAACATAGGAGACATACAAGCAGGAAACAACAGAGGATGTTTGTTGTGATAAAACTGGTGAAATCCCTCCATATGGTATTTGGTATGAACGCTATTCTTTTCGATAAAATGAACCATAATTAGACGGTAATTGCATCAATAAAAATCTCACTATTCCATTCAGGATTTTAGCTCATTTCAAGGCAGCCTCAAACCAAAAATTCAGttttaaagaaagaaaatatttaaaaaaaaatttaaacataaCATTCttaaaaatgtaattatttttGAGTGGGAGGggtaagaaaacttttttttataggtgTTGTCTTATTGCTACATACAACAgtgagacattaaaggggttgtcctgtgcTGAAAATAAACTTAAGGGGCCCAGGTTGAAATGATAAGTGATATTCACTGTCTGATCTCCCACCATCTTAGCAGCTGTCGTATAATGTGGATCCTTACTCCTGAAGCTGGTTTCCATGGATAGTTCCCACTGTAtggtcatttttttaaatgatctctaaggctagattcacacacgaCGATCCGCAGCATCCCGCAGCCggatgacaattctgctgcaagtatgtaatcccattgagggtgccttcacacgtaccggatccgcagcggatttcac includes:
- the NFIL3 gene encoding nuclear factor interleukin-3-regulated protein, with product MQLRKMPTIKKEQECADSRNSMENMLVLNTNMPDMSESMDSSNDMLYSEGSVSKNKSSSCRRKREFIPDEKKDAMYWEKRRKNNEAAKRSREKRRLNDMVLENKLIALGEENANLKTELLSLKLKFGLISSASYAQEIQKVTSATAVYFQEYAAAKSNVRSFPGEHPLISSSCISVIKHSPQSSISDVSEVSSGEQVQPNPAQTNCRTSDSKFQRIKREPLEIENFAREAREENPSYTSSIYQNYIGSTFPGYSHSPPLLQINSSSSNSPRTSEADEGVVGKTSDGEDEQQVPKGPIHSPVELKNGHTTVIKVPEVNSSALPHKLRIKSKAMQVKVETLENDFDATQKLPLPIDMSSKRHFPLEKHSSEPLVHSSLSPLSVQVTNIPDWPIKSGQWHHRELDKIPNICKSAGIAGMSDNVYKASEPENLYLKRGIANLSAEVATLKRLIVAQEICTSDSS